The DNA window GCCGCTGTCATCAAACAAAAGCTTGATGAGACACCAACGGATGTACGATGGGAAAGGTGACGGGGGGACGGGGGGGTTCGGGGTCAGGCAGTGGGAGGGAGCAGAGGAAGACATGGAGGGCCTCTTCACTTTGCAAGCGGCGGTGGGCGGAATTTTCGCAAACTTTCCGAGCGGACGGCGGATGCGTCAGCGGACCAGGGTACCGCGACCCCCCTCCCCACCACGGTCGGTGCCTACGGCAGCTGTTGCCATGTGGACGTGGCTTGGGTTGCCGTGGTTACAGTGAGGAGGTGGAGATCACATGGCGCATCTGCACCCAGGGGtgtgacaacaacaacacacacacacaaagtaggATACCCGCACACAAAGTAGGTActacgaaaaaaaaaagatgatgtatactaaggctatttttcattaaaaacaaaaataaccatgtattaATAAGGCTAATTTTCATGTAAAAAGACCATATACAGTAAGGCCTttattcgttaaaaatgacaatgtatactaatgcttttttttctaaaacaaaaaaatcaagactttttgtcaaaaaatgacaatgtattatagtaagcctttaaaaaaaattcatactATATACTAAAGTGCTCAAAAATacagaccatgtatagtaaggcatttaaaaacaacttttttgtcaaaaaagtcCATGTATAataagcttttaaaaaaaagaccatgtatgataagtttttttgttttgctaaaaaacactgtatagtaaggcttatttgtttaaaaaaagccatgtaaggttagtttttttgtcaaaacagcccatgtataataaggcatttttcccccaaaataataataataaaagactatgtatattgtatagtaagggttttggtttaaaaaaaaaaggccacaatgtataataaggcttttttttcccaaaaaaaaataataataaaagactaTGTATAATAAGGGTTTTGGTTAAAATAAAAGGCCACAATGTATAcgaaagctttaaaaaaaaaaaaaacatagagcatgaatagtaaggctatttttcttataaaagacagctttttcttcatttttcatgtttgtcCTGCACAAGGAAGCTCTCTAATGGTCCCATTTATCTTCATAATCACATGCTAGTCATTTTGCTAATCATCACATTCATCTGGATAAACGTCCCCGCAAGGCGGCGACTGGCGACCGACGACCCCTCGTCAACTCGTCTTGCCGTTAGCGAGCGGCAAAAGCTACGTGGGGAAAAGTAGCGGGACACAACCAAaaaagctttcttttttttttaataatctagGCCAGCAGGCTAATAATATGTCCatattttggttcattttctTGTAACATTCAAAGAAtgatttcttgaaaagtcttgTTTGTTTCAACCACTATTTTTGTAGAATGACGGCTAAGGATTTCTTGGATTGTGCTTATTTGAacttttacatgtattttggaatttaaaatgaatgattggaAGAGTCGCACTTTTTTGTCGCTCTCTATTTTTGCTTATCTGGCCAAAGTCAAGTTGGAAAAGATTTCTGGCGCCAGCCATTTCCTGAAAAGTGGCGAGCTCAGCGCAAGCGATAAGCTCTTCCAGCGAGATAAAGTCCGGGTCGCCGAAAGACAACCCAAAGACAAGCCGCCGGTGACGCTTTCCCGCCCGTTGGCCGCCGCCCAATGAAGGAGCGCTACGTCGTCCGCCGAGCGACTTTGCGGACTCGCTCAGAGGGTATCTggcctttttccttttttttttggttggccATTTTAAAAAGGCGCAGATAAGCCGTCAAAGTCACCTTCTTCCATCTTTGCCAATTACGGCACCTTCGCTGAGCTGCGAAAAAACTGCAGCCAAAGACGGCGGCGCGAAAAAGCGGCGGCTGCGGATTACGCCGCGCTGACGAGGAGACTTCTTTTCACACTGTTAAATGACAAACACTCCAAACGTAAAAGCATTAGCACTGCGTCCGGCCAATTAAGACCCCTCCAAAACCCCTCATTTAACTAATTGGCGACCACCTACACTTGTGCAAACTGCGCCTAGCCCCGTAAATAGCACTCAAAACGTTAGCATTCCATTtcacccagtttaaatgaactggCCAGCtgccattgtcaatggcaggcaatgactcAGGAaactttggaatatttttttaattaacttttaaaatgttattcatttcattttcatatcAATAAAGCGAGTGCTGTAAATGTACCTctgctgttattttatttaatttttcaagAACGCTTTAATGAACATTTAATTTGAATTAGATACAAATGTTTGTTGGTTTTGACCTTTAACCCCTATAtagtggtactcggacgattcgccgaaagacatttggccgacggacagttcgccgaacggacgtttcgcacgctcgccccgcccccggatcgtgtgtgtacatgtttttcaacctcggcccgcgggccatatacggcccgttacagataacgttcatttaggaataacaagggcatgtactgccccccgctggacatattggACGAATCATGGACGACATGGATGAATACATggacgaatcccgtttcggcgaactgtccgtcggccaaacgtcttttggcgaatcgtccggtcacgctataTGGACCAATTGACTAATattgattaaaacaaatttgcagttgaaaaaattaaatattagcaATATGATACTAAGAtatgaatacaaatataaatTCACACTGGTTatagtttttttgtgtaaaacacCATTTATCTACTTGCTAGCCAcagatggcgatagacgtccaattcagtccggtcaaaacggattggacatctatagcAGTCAGTGAGTTCAATTCATTTCGACAATTATTAAGATTGGATCATTTGATTGTCGCACTCTTGCTCTTTTAGAAGAATCGCGCTCACTATGAGCTATTCAAGCTCAGTGAAAATCAAGCTTTAGCTCAAACTAGCTTGCCGGGCTAAACGCCAGCCAATTTTCAAAGCCccccccaaaacacacacacaacaagtTTCTACAAGCTCTTCATCCATCCCGGGAAGAACTCATTTGTGATCATCGATCTGCGCTACAATGGCGGGAGGCGAGGTGGGGGGTGGGTGAGCACGGGTCAAAATGCTGCGTGGGTGTGTTCGGGGGATCGGGGGACAACACATCCAGTATTCAGCGTGGCGCTTCGCTGcggttttttccttcttcttcttcctcttgctAATCTTTAATGTAGGGAAAGAAAACGCCGATGGTTGCAGTGTGGCTGCGTCAAAgcgacccccccaccccacaccttgccaccgccaccaccaccaccaccttctAATGCCCCCCACCTCTACCTCGCCCCCTTCCCGCCGGGCCCATTGTCAATTCCGTGAGTGTCCACATGTCATCTTCCGCTGCAGGGCCAAACAGCAGCGGTGAATGTTGGGAGAACAAAAGCCAGGGAGATATTGTGCTTAGATTGGAGCGGGGTgcaactcattcattttctgtatcgccagggtcgcgggggcgggggtgctggagcctatcccagctaactacgggaaaCAGGAGACGCTCACAACCttacgggttggttcgcgggccactttaacgtcaacttgatttcacgtgggccggaccattttagatataatatttagattttttttatataaatggattaaaagaactggattaaaagccctgaatatgcagtttttatagctctaaaacaatgcttattttagcttttttatatataattttagattttacaaaattatttttgaactaaaaacaatcaggaattttaatatacatctatactcttcattttaatttgatcctaaaacagaaagttggcactcatgatttactttcccgggccacacaaaatgatgcggcaggccagatttggcccctgggccgccactttgacacacgtggtctAGCCGgacatgggatcgaaccctcaatctcaaaactgtagggccaacgtgctaaccactcggtcactggGCTTCAGATCATGATAGAAAATATGCaacaaaaaacgttttaaaaatcctttaaaaaatacaaatattccccaaataaaaaaagcttgctaaatacttaaaaaaataaaaatattcccaaaattgtGGTAAAAAACCCACAACATTCCCCATTATCACAATatcaaaaagttcatttttcctatcacaaaaaaatatatatacttcagtAAAACCAGTCTTTGCGTTACAATGCTATTTGACTAACCATGCTAAGCTATATTGTTTATGTCCACAATAGCTTACTTTATTGCACTCAAACAGCAAGTCCATAAAGTTAATGAACAGAGTGCTGGCGTGTATACGCACGTGTGCGTCCGTCTATATGGATGTGACCTTGCGGCACGGGACGCGTGTTGCCACTTCCTGAAAACATCTCGCCAAATACAACCAGCATGTTTTGTCATATTTCCATATTTACGACATGGACACCATTCAAGTTTTCTTACTTTTCAAAACAGCTGACTCGGAgtcgcatgcaaaaatatgtgatgacGACATCCCTAATTTAGAAATAGAGTGTCAGTGGGACGTACAGGAAGCTAAAAGTAAACAAAACGTGCTTTTTTGTACAAAAGAATGAAGACTAAGAGTATTAAGATTTTATCAAAGCTCACCAAAcatgtcaaaaaaattctccccCAACACAAATTTCACGATCGACGCcgtccctcccagtccaaacggaTCAAACGCCTATCGCCACGACTTGAGTGGGCGTACGCGTTTGCCGTGCCACGACCCCGGTGATGCCACAGATGACGTAAGGGGCAGAAAATGCCGTCGGTGGATTTTCCAACGGGATTCCGTGCGGATTCTCGCCACATTTATCGTCTCCTCGACGCTAGCGTGCCGAGAAGCGGCGGCGAGCGAGTTCGAGCGTCCCAAAAGGGACTCGACGGCGCTTTACCATGACACGCGAGCGAACGGTCGACGCAACGAATGCGCGATTAGCGGGCAGCTCGTCTCGGCTGGCGACACGCCGGCGTTCCGCTTCGGCGGGGGGAGGTGGAAATAGCGGACCAATCCCTAACATGAAGTGgcattaagaaagaaaagaaccAAATTGTTATCCAAAACCGGCCATTTCAGACAAAATGTCCACCTCTCAGGTATGGTTCCTTTTTTAGGGAGTTTTCTCACCATTGAGACATCCACTGCAGCAATCAAACCGTTTTTTGTGGGTCTATTCATGAAATTTCATCAACTGGCATTAAAAATGATGTCACTTTggcatcccccaaaaatgtccatttcaaaataaatgtccgCCTCCTCTCTGCTATTGCTTACCAAATTTTACATGGAAAGCTCCCTTAAGAATATTATTAAGATGAGTCTCTTTTCAAACGTTCCCACTTGTTTACGTGGCGCTTCCCGCAGGAGAGGGAGCGCCCGGCTCTGGCACGGGCCCAGAGCGAACCGGAGGGCGGCTCTGGGCCAGAACTAGGGGTAGGTCGAGGGGGGGAGTGACAGATGGAGGTGACAGCAAGGAGTACTCATTCACTAACTCTTCGGACGAAGGCGACGTGCCGCAGATCAGACGGCTCGGAAGCTTTCTCTACTTTCAACGTcataggaaaaagaaaaaaaaagcacaatagcATCCCCAATCCATTCTCCTAATTAGCCAATCGCTCAAAACAACACTACATGAGCAAGGAAGCACATTAAACTTCATAAAAAGCAGTGGCAAGATGGAGCCACGCCCATTCCTGCCGTACTACGCCGGTCACGACGCCAACGAGCGGTCGCCGGTGTCCGGCGTGTCGTTACGAGGCCGCGGGCGTTTTGCCGGCGCGCTGACACGGCGCCATTGTGTTCCTATCGATTTGTTCTGTGCAAACAACGACGCAACTGGTGGGAATCAAACACACGGCCTCGGGTCACACCGCCACAACGCTGGCGCAAAAAGGCCGCCAAGAAGCCCATTTATTGATTGGGACTCTGGACCAATGCGAGCCCACCATTCTTTTGCCCCCAAAAGCCATTTTGGACAATGTCGAAACATACCAAGTCTGCCAAAGACAGCAATAGGCATCAAATCTGAAAGTGAATCCTGATTTAAACCACTATCGGACTTCGATTTTCATACCAGGATCCATCCTTACATTAAATCGGAATACTTGGACCACTACTGTGTAGAACTTTGAGATTATTACTGATACATTTCTCAGTTGTTTGTCGTTAGACCACTATTGGACTAAAATATTTCCTTGGTTCTACTTTTTTGGGAGCACTCTAGCACAATTTTGGGCCTCTAAAGAACAAAATATTAGCAAAAAAAGATGCTGGGAGTTATATCACTATTGCACTAAATCTCACCTCTATATTTTCAAGCAGTGTAGATGGTATTGAAGCTTATGTAACCTATCAAATAAAGCTTCAATAGCACCCTAAAAGTTCAACTCCAAAATCATCTTCCCTTTTAATACAACGTAAATGCAATATATCTTTTAGCCACCTGATGTTAAAatatacaattgttttgatttgaacaaAAACGACCCTAACGGGAAATACTACATCTGATCCCTTGTATTACATTACGTCTTATGTAATTATCTACTTTAGCACATTAGCATCAGGAACTGCTGTCATCCAAACAGTCGCATCAATGGCAAAGGATGGAGTTGGCGGCCCACTGTGGTCCACGGTGACCTTTGGCCTTTTTAAATTTGACCATAAAAGTTGTACCGAGTTTCCGGGTTCTTACCTTCCAGACAACAGGTCCTCCAGAGGCCCGAGTGCGTCATGACCTCCTCGTTCTTCTTGCTGGTCTCGTTGTCGTTGGCGTTTTTGCTCCTGCAGACCCCTCGCGAGTAGAGCCAGTAGTCGGTGCCCACCGCGATGGTCATGAGGCTGAAGGCGGCGAAGGCGCCCACCGTGGTCAGCAGCATCTGCACTCCGCGCTCGAACAGGCCCATGTTTCCGCATTCCACGAAAGGGGAACCCCCTTTCCGCTTGATGTACAGGAAGTAAATATTTGACGGAGCGTGGGACCTCAGCCAGGCGGAAAAGGAGGAGGACGGGGACGAGGATGAggggcgaggaggaggaggagggcgaCGTGGAGGAGCCAGGAGCCTTATGGTTGCGTTGGGATGAAGACTGGCCAACAGAAAAACTAATCAAtgttaaaaataactaaaaaaaatgatgccaaatccTCAATCCTCACACTGATCTTTCTTCAAAGGAGGCAGCACTTTGTGGGATCAACCTGTTCCTACGCACGTCCATAAATCACCAGACTAGCCCAGTACATGGGAACAAAACATGGGATTTTCGTCCTGGAATTTCGGATTCAACGCTCCAAGgaccaacaaaaaaaaggagaagaagaaaaaagcagcCCACTCAAAGTCAAAACGCATTCATTTCCAAGAGGGAAAGAATCGAGATCATCTTCTCCGTCAAACAATTGGCCTTTTTCCGGAAATTCTGGTCTTCCGTTTCCATAGGGAGCTCTCCGAGAGCCGGACCGAGGCTTCTTTCCTTCGGGGTCGGGATGGGCTCACCAGGCGGGGGGCGTCCGGACAGCCGAGCGTCCGATCATCAGTCCACATACGGCGAGAGGCTTGGGGGGAACGCCGCCTCTCCTCGACGCTGCTCCGGCCGGATGAGCCCGAAGGCGAGCCCAAGTCGCCTGCTGCGTACCGGTGGGGCGCATGGgtgcctcttcttcctcctcctcctctttgtcgtcggcgtcgtcgtcggcgtcgtcgtcgtcgtcttctcGGTGAGGAGATGTCACGATGGAGAACACATGGACGCTCCTCGGCCGGTGGGTATGCAGCCCGAGCTCCGCCTCACGCGGTAGTCGTGTGCGCGCGCATGCGCACTGCAGCAGCAATGGTGGCTCCGCTCAGATGTTACGCCAACATTTTTAATTGGCTCCGAGCGAGTGGAGAGGGTAGCGTGTGCGTggttgcgtgtgcgtgtgcgtgcgcgtgcgtgtgcgtgcgtgttttGGTCGCTCTGTTTTCCCCTGGCGTTTTAGTTGCCGGTTCGAGTACATTGTGGCTTGCTatctaaaattgaaaaatacatgTATTCGTTTTTGATGGTTTTATCAAAGTGTTAATTGGCAAGCGAGAAAATGAAAGGTTTTGAAAAGTGTTGAAGTGAAAGCGATGTAGTTAACTGAGTTTTACTGCCATTCCGTGGACAAGTATGTTCATTACAGCAAGTGTCAAAGGTCAATGCACGATGGGAATTATAGATTGTTCAAATTGGTTTTATAGTGCATTCGTAGGCCTTAACGGAAATACAGTGGCGTATTTTAATGTATAAGCATTGAGCTAGTAGGgcgttaaaaataaaacactaatGTATTACAGTGCAAACTGTGTTATTTTGTTGTTATGGGTTTAACTTGACTGTTTGCCATGAgtaaaattaataaaacttcctgaaaacaatgaaattaGATTCTTCCTGAGAGGTTGAAAATCTACTGTGAGTTCCCTGTCCTAATGAGCCTTTCCCTCCACGTGTGCTGACCTTTCCCTTCACGCGACACCAAAACGTCACTCTGCGACGTTTGTGTCGGCGTCAGCGGGGAtttgtttgttagtttgttGATTCGCTGATGATGACCAAGGTGAAAAGTGATCGTCGCGTTGTGGCCAAGCCTCCGGGCCACCGCTGTGCTGACTGACTAACTGACTGTTTGTTTGTTCAGCAGCAGCTTGCAGTCGAACCGGCGCCGACGCTTTCCAAACGTGCTTCGACGCTGGTGTTTTGCTGCCGAGCGTGGAAAAGTGCTTCCGTTGTGGAAAAAGTGCTTGCACTCAAAAACTGCTCAGGCCAGGCAAAGAAGTGCAGTACATGTTTTAgatcatgctttaaaaaaatggagctcATACCTTTGGTTGCATgaagtatacttttttttctgataaCAGAGTAAAAACGAGTAGACACGTACCAGAAAATTGTCATGACAAAGATTGCTGGACCGTTAGGAGGAACCTGAAACCatgaaaaagacaacaacaaaagaaaaatgtcaaaaatttgaaaaaacaacaacactaagGGACATCAAAAGTCTTACTGCAAGTGAAGGCATCGTGATGGAAAACCAAAAACCGTTGCCGACGTTGATCAGTGGGCGTGGCTCCACCTGTCCGTCAGGATCACGGAACAAGAGCTGCAGGTTTTATTTTACTGTGAAGCTGTTTAGATCTGGGAACATGGAATCGTCGTCCAGGTAAAGcgtctcttttgtttgtttcaagGCATCCTCGTGAAGATGGATGCACTTTGACCTTTGCCATGCTTGGAGGAACCAATTTCAATTTCCCATCACTCATGGGCGgactgaaatgaaaataaaatgttaagtaAATATGAAATTTTCATGTCAGGGAAGTAGCCAAGTCGATATTGTTGTCCAGGAATGTCTTCAAAGAGGCAAAAACAATCATATGTGATACGAAAAGAGGACTCGGGATATATCCCAGGGGTACTCCGCTAGGATAGAATAACATTTTCTCCTTCCAGGTACGCCCTGAAGGACGCTTTATTCCGCTACGTGTCGGCCACTCTGGTGGACATGCGAGCGGTGAATCGCTTCTGCGAAGGTATGTTGGACTGGCAGCTGCGGCGTGAGAAGGAAATCAACGCCGTGGTGGACATCACGGAGCGAGTGGAACCTAAGATGGGCAAGAACATCCTAGTCTACGTGAAGAATAAGGTCACGGCAGAGCGCAGGCGAGTTGCGCTGGAGGCGGAGCTGGCGGTGGCGCTGAGGGACGTCCCGCTCGGCCTGGAGGAACTGGAGGTCTTCGTGGAAGCGTTGGAAAGGCTAGCCGGCACTTCGCCGCTCATTTTCCGGGACGAGGTGATTAAACTACCACGGGGCGTCCGGGACCGGGACGTGGCGGTCACCGTGAACGCCGCACGTCAGGCCGGACTCCTCGCCGCCGGGTTTAAGCAAGATGCCGACGTCTTCTTCGCGCCGACTCTGGACAACGCTGACGTGTTGGCGTACCTCCTTGAGAAATATGGGCAGACGGCGCTGCAAATGTGCCTACTGATGGACAAAAGGTAAACTGCAGCAATCTTTTGAGCGGGGATGTTGGCTTGGACGCTCACGTGTGCCTTTTCTAAAGCAAGCTCTGCCTCGACGCCGTCTCTGATTACGGTTTGGACGTCCGTGTGGAGCTCCCGGGGAAATTATCTCCAGCCGACGCCCAGAGAATGCTTTGTCACATTCACCACTGTGAGCGACTCAGGTGAGCCCAAGTGCAGGATCTTTGACTCTTGACTCCAATTTACCGGGAAAAAACGAGCAACTGTGGTTGTGTGCTCAAACGGCCGTAAAAAATAGTGTTTTAAAGCAAACAAATTATGGGATTGGCAATGGATTTCTCACCCTACGTCTGTCCAAGTGGGCTTTGAATCTGCATTTTCACCGCCGCAGTCGAACGTGCTGACAACCGAGCCATCAGTCCAGTATGCTGGGGTCACCGTCAGTAGCAGAAAACCATGAGTTTCTACCTTGCGTACTCCCGGTTGAACGGAAATGAACAGCtactgttgtcaatggcagggaatgagtattttttgtgtgatttttgAACCATTGCCTATTGAAATCTGTCTTCAACCAGTGTACAACACTAGCTCAGGATTCCCATTCCCGTATCTTCTTCTCCAGAAACGACACAGACTTTCGGCTGGTGTTCCTGCTCCAGGAGGAGGCGTGTCACCGCTTTCTGGCTGAATTCAGAAAGTGTCAGCCCAGGATGATGGAGTTTCTAGACCAGCTGGACCACATCGCCGAGGATCAGGTCAGAAAGAACAAGGCGGTGAGGATCTCCAACGTGGCAAGCAGCTCCATGGGCGTGGTTAGCGGCGCGCTGTCCATCGCCGGGCTGGCGCTCATCCCCATCACGGCCGGCACGTCGCTGGCTCTGACTATGACGGGACTGGGTCTCGCTCTGGTCAGCTGGGGGAACTCCGCCGTCGCCACCGCGGTGGATTACGTGCTGGAGCGCAAGTCTTTGAAGAAGAGCGGCGAGGTGATCGAG is part of the Stigmatopora argus isolate UIUO_Sarg chromosome 14, RoL_Sarg_1.0, whole genome shotgun sequence genome and encodes:
- the apol gene encoding uncharacterized protein apol; its protein translation is MKKTTTKEKCQKFEKTTTLRDIKSLTASEGIVMENQKPLPTLISGRGSTCPSGSRNKSCRFYFTVKLFRSGNMESSSRYALKDALFRYVSATLVDMRAVNRFCEGMLDWQLRREKEINAVVDITERVEPKMGKNILVYVKNKVTAERRRVALEAELAVALRDVPLGLEELEVFVEALERLAGTSPLIFRDEVIKLPRGVRDRDVAVTVNAARQAGLLAAGFKQDADVFFAPTLDNADVLAYLLEKYGQTALQMCLLMDKSKLCLDAVSDYGLDVRVELPGKLSPADAQRMLCHIHHCERLRNDTDFRLVFLLQEEACHRFLAEFRKCQPRMMEFLDQLDHIAEDQVRKNKAVRISNVASSSMGVVSGALSIAGLALIPITAGTSLALTMTGLGLALVSWGNSAVATAVDYVLERKSLKKSGEVIENFIRDAQRLDDVAGETRRLDAAVSEVLCEVPAVRRGGCVRDAATALKTPKRGKEVATRLGKVVVVGGKALRNVHKVAADARNAGQAALKVSVAASRAAKAGLIPLNGLFVGIDIAIICTNGAALAKGCETRASCFLRARSAFWRAEMESWQRMSDSLARGLATFEENRAVLEAPIYRANEMNDRQCCVT